From the Lathyrus oleraceus cultivar Zhongwan6 chromosome 4, CAAS_Psat_ZW6_1.0, whole genome shotgun sequence genome, one window contains:
- the LOC127074147 gene encoding probable lipid phosphate phosphatase beta produces MGRKPPKSTAVAPPLFRRIASLDDSISRYIHTFTSPLAPKPLLRSLEHLADFRLFFPVTLSLFFATPSHSPLRPHLLLPLILCSLLDLIFVGFLKFLIRRPRPSYAIHGDYSAVVPVDKFSFPSGHSSRVCFIAAIFSLSRARIVEAVADPSHPRLALLVHRWIEGDEAMAVNLLVAAVWSWALTTVVSRVVLGRHYVLDVGFGACLGVLEALFTLHFLNFTVLV; encoded by the coding sequence ATGGGCCGTAAACCACCCAAATCCACAGCCGTAGCCCCACCGTTATTCCGCCGCATCGCATCTCTCGACGACAGCATCTCCCGCTACATCCACACTTTCACAAGCCCCCTCGCCCCTAAACCCCTCCTACGCTCCCTAGAACACCTCGCCGATTTCCGTTTATTTTTCCCCGTAACACTCTCCCTCTTCTTCGCCACTCCCTCTCACTCTCCGCTCCGTCCACACCTCCTCCTCCCTCTCATCCTCTGTTCCCTCCTCGATCTCATCTTCGTAGGTTTCCTCAAGTTCCTAATCCGCAGACCTCGCCCTTCCTACGCCATTCACGGCGACTACAGCGCCGTCGTTCCCGTTGATAAATTCTCCTTCCCGAGCGGTCACTCCTCCAGAGTATGTTTCATCGCCGCAATCTTTTCACTCTCCCGCGCTCGGATCGTTGAAGCTGTCGCTGATCCTAGTCATCCGCGGCTCGCTTTGCTCGTTCACAGGTGGATCGAGGGAGACGAAGCTATGGCAGTTAATCTGTTGGTTGCTGCAGTTTGGTCTTGGGCTCTGACGACGGTTGTTTCTAGGGTTGTTCTCGGAAGGCATTATGTTCTCGATGTTGGCTTCGGCGCATGCCTTGGTGTTCTGGAAGCTTTGTTCACCTTACATTTTCTCAATTTCACTGTTTTAGTTTGA